In the genome of Chloroflexota bacterium, the window GCCGGTCCGGATCGACGGCCTGAGCACCGATGTCACCGGACGGCGACGGCTGGCCGACGAAGTCGCGCGCCTGGCCGCCCAGCGCGAACGGGACCGGATGGCGTCGGAGCTGATCGCCACCGTGTCCCACGAGCTGCGCACGCCGCTCTCGTCGCTGCTCGGCTTCTCGGAGCTGCTGCTCGACAGCGGCGTCGCCGAGGCCGAGCGTACCAGCTGGACCGAGGTCCTGCACAACGAGGCGCGGCGTCTTGCCGAGCTGGTGGACGACATCCTGGATGTCTCCCACCTGGACGCCGGGCGCGTCGGGCTGTCCCTGCGCACGATCGATGCCTACGACATCGCGGATCGAGCGCTGCTGCCCTTCGAGGCCGGCCCCAACGGACACCGGTTGGTGCGGCGCTTCACTGGCGACACGGCGCAGCTCACCGCGGACGCCGAGAAGGTTCGCCGCATCATCACCAACCTCGTCGGCAATGCCCTGAAGTACTCGCCGGGCGGCGGCAGCGTCGAGCTGGCCGTGTGCAAGACGGATGGGCACGTCACGTTCACGGTCACGGACCAGGGCCTCGGCATGGACCGCACCGACATCGACCGCCTCTTTCAGCGATTCCAGCGGGTCGGCACGGTCGAGCGCGAGGGTATCCCTGGCTCGGGGCTGGGCCTGTACATTGCGAAGCAGCTCGTGGAGCTGCACGGCGGGCGCATCTGGGCTGAGAGCCCGGGGCGCGGCCACGGCTCGACATTCTCGGTGGAGCTGCCGGTCGGCGGCCCCCCGGCGACAGGCGCAGAGGCATGAACAGCATAGCACGCCACACGTCCCACCAGCGACCCGGCCAGCGCGGGGACGGTGATGCGCGGAGGCACACACGAGGTCAGGATCGGGGCGCCGCGGGAGTCAGCACGCCGCCTCCCGTGGCGCCAGTGCCCCCGGCCAGTGATAGGAGCGAGCCATGAGTGGACCTCTTTCCATTCTGGTCGTCGAGGATGAAGCGTTCACCCGCCAGTTGATCTGTGTGGCGCTCCAGGCGACCGGGTACGCCGTACGGGACGCCGCGGACGCCGAGACGGCGCTCCAGATCGCCGCCGAGGAGCGACCTGATCTCGCGCTGTTGGACGTACGCCTCCCTGGGATGGACGGCTGGGAGCTCTGCTCGCGCCTGCGCGAGAGCCAGGAGCTGCCCGTCATCTTCCTGACCGCGCTCGGAGACGAGGAGCACATCGTCAAGGGACTGCGGGCCGGCGGTGACGACTACCTCGTCAAGCCGTTCTCGCCGGCGGTGCTGGTGGCGCGCGTCGAAGCGGTGATGCGGCGGGCGGCTGGCCCGCGCGCCAGCATCATCCGCCTCGGCGATCTGACCGTCGATCTCGGGAGCGGCCGGGTCGAGCGGAACGGCCGCGCGCTCAACCTGACGGCCACCGAGTTGCGTATCCTGTCAGCGCTGGCACGACGGCCGGGCGTCATGGTGAGCGCCCAACAGCTCGTTGCCGAGATCCAGGGCCACCACATCCCTGAGCGGGAGGCCCGCCCGCTGATGAAGGTCCACGTTCGGAACCTCCGCATGAAGATCGAAGAGTTCCCGGAGCAGCCCCGCCACATCATCACGGTGCGCGGCCTCGGCTATATGTTCAACCGCCGCGTGACGGACCACGCATCATGAGCCGGCCACTGCTCGACCGCGAGGAGTTCGACGCCCTCCAGGAGCTGCCCAATCCTGAGGAGATGGTGCCGCGCCTCGTCAGCGTGTTCTTGCGCGAAGCCGAGGGCCTGATCCTTGAGGCGCGGGAGGCGCTTGCGGCCGACGACCTTGTGCGAGTCGCGCGGGCGGCACACGGTCTGCGGGGCAGCGGCAGCTTCGTCGGGGCGGCCCGCCTGACCGAGGAGGCTCGGCTGCTGGAGCAGGCAGCGGATCGCCAGGAACGCTCGGAGCTGGAGGCCGGCGTCGACAGGCTGGCGGCCACCTTCGGCGAGACGCGCGTCCTGTTGCTGGCCGCACTGGAGCAGGTGACGGCAGCGTAGCCCAGGCGTCGCCCAACATCAATTCCAACCTGAGAACCGCGGGCTGCCATCGCCCTGACGACCTCGGATGCGTGCCATCTGGGTTTTGGCGTGACCCTGGCGGCCGGTCAGGCCACCACGCGCGCGTTCAGGCGCGGGCTGCCCGGCTCCACCAGCACCTCGCCACGGCGGTGCAGCTCCAGAAACACGGCCACCAGCTCCGGGTCGAACGCCTGCCCGGCCAGGCGCCTGATCTCGCCGATCGCCTCGTTGAGCGGCCAGGCCGTCTTGTAAGGCCGCACATGGGTCAGCGCGTCGAAGACGTCCACGATGCTGACGATACTGGCCTCGCGAGGAATCGCCGCACCGGCGACGCCGTGGTAGCCGTCACCATCCCAACGCTCATGGTGGAAGCGGGCGATGCGTTCGGCCAGTTGGAGCACCGGCGAGCCGCTGTCCGCGAGGATGCGCGCACCGATGAGCGTGTGCTCGCGGATGACCGCGTACTCGTCCGGGGTCAGGCGGGACGGCTTGAGCAGGACGTGGTCTGGAATCCCGACCTTCCCAACGTCGTGCAGGGGGGCGGCCCGGCGGAGCAGCTCGACGGCGTCCGCGCTGTCCCCAAGCGCCGCCGCGAGCCGCGCGGCGTTCTCCCCGACGCGCAGCATGTGACGGTGGGTCAGGTCGTCACGGGCCTCCACCAGCGTGCTGAGCCGCTCCAGCATCTCCAGGCGAGACTGCTCGACCTCACGGGTTCGCTCCTGGACCTTCTCCTCAAGTCGGGCGTTCTGGCGAAACAGCGTCGTGTGCAGCGCACGTGTCTCCAGGAGGTTCTCGACACGCAGCAGCACCTCGGTCGCGTCGAACGGCTTGGTCAGGAAGTCCTTTGCGCCGCCGGCCAGCGCCCGGAGTCGCGTGTCGCGGGTGGCGTCAGCGGTCAGCACCAGGATGGGCAGCAGCGGGCCATCGGCGAGCCACGGCTTGAGCAGCTCCATCACGGCGAACCCGTCCAGGTGCGGCATGTGCAGATCGAGCATGATCAGGTCGGGCGGCGTCTCCAGCATCAACACCAGGATGTCACGTGGATCGGTCGTCGCCTGGATGTTGCCAAACCCGTGCTGGTTGAGCAGGCGCGTGAGGACCGCGCAGTTCGCTGGCTCGTCATCGACAATCAAGATGTGCGAGCTTCGATACAGCGGGCTCTCCACTACGACGCCTCCTGCAAGAATCGGTCGACGATGCCCAGGAACGCACGCACGTCAAACGGCTTGGTGAGGTAGGCGTGAGCGCCCGCCGCGAGCAACCGGTCGATCTGCTCGCGGTTGGCGTCGGCGCTCAGGACGACGACGGGGATGTGCGCCGTATCGGGAGCAGACCGCAGCTCGGCCAGCAGCTCCGCGCCAGACATGTCTGGCAGGTGCAGGTCTGCCAGGATCAAGAGTGGATGCTGTGCACGCGCGAGCGCCAGTCCCTCGCTGGCCGTCTCGGCGGTCAGCAGGCGGACCTGTGGCCGCCACGCCAGCGACCGCTCAACCAGCAGGGCGTTCGGTCGGTTGTCCTCCACGTAGAGGATGCTCTGCCGTAGGGTCGGCGGAGCCGGCGCCGGGTCTTCCGTCGTCGGTGGGAGGACACTCAGCGTCGGGCGTGCGTTGGCAGCCAGGGGCAGTTGCACCCAGAACGTCGTACCCTGGCCGACGGTGCTCTCCACGCCGATCTCGCCGCCCATCGCCTCAGTGAGCGACCGCGCGATCACCAGCCCGAGGCCGGTGCCCTGGACGCCCGTTCGCTCAGCGCCGAGCCGGTCGAACGGATTGAAGAGCTGGCGCATGCGCTCCTGCGAGATACCGTCACCGGTGTCCCGGACGGCCAGCTTCACCTGCTCGCCGTCGACCGGCTCGGCGCTCAGCGTGACCCTGCCGCCCTCATGGTTGTACTTCACGGCGTTGCTGAGCAGATTCAAGAGCACCTGCCGCAGATGCTGGCGATCCCCCAGGACGGACAGCTCATCCAGCCCGTACGTTCTGATCGTGACCGAGCGCCCGTTCGCAGTCGGCTGCACGAGGTCGAGCAGCTCGCCGACCAGATCGGCAACGGGCAGCGGCTCGAGGTTGATCGGCAGCCGCCCCGCCTCGATGCGCTCGATGTCCAGCACGTCGTCGATCAGCCCGAGCAGATGCTTGCCCGCGTGGAGGATGTGGCCCACCGCTTCGGCGTCGCGGGCCTCCAGCCGGGCCATCCCCAGGATCTGGGCGAAGCCAAGGATGGCGTTGAGCGGCGTCCGCAGCTCGTGACTCATGCGGGACAGGAATTCGCTCTTGGAGCGGTTGGCCTGCTCCGCAAGCTGCCGGGCCACCGTCTCAGCTTCGTAGAGGAAGGCGTTACGCACGGCCACGGCCGCCAGCGCCACGAAGCTGTCGAGCAAGTCGCGGTCGCCTTCGGAGAAGTGGAAGCGGTCAGTGCCGTAGAGCGCCAGCAGACCGAGCAACTGGCGATCGTCTCCGACAATGGGCACGCCGTAGTAGGTCTTGAGACCGTGGCGCGCCCACCACGACGGCATCGCGATGCGCTGATCCTCGACGGCGTCGGCGATCTCGACGTGTGTCCAGGCGTCCGGGACGCAGTCGCCGAAGCCGGCCTCGAAGAGGGTCAGCGTGCGCGAGCGGAGCGCCAGGCCGATCTCGTCGTCGGAGAACGCTTGCGACTTCAACGTCTGGGTCTCCGGATCGAGCACCCAGAACGCCACGAACGGCGCTTCGAAGATCTCGGCGGCGGCCCGCGCGATCTCCGCCAGCACGGTCTTGCGGTCGAGCGTGGAGAAGATAACCTGATTCAGCCGCGTCAGCGCGTGCATCCGCGAGAGTTGCGCGGCGATGCCGACATACAGGCGCGTGGTTTCCAGGGTGGCGGCGGCTTGATCCGCGAGGAGGCCGACGAGGCGGACATCGTCGGCGTCGAACGGGCGCTCATCCTCGGCGTTCGCCCCGACCATCAGCACGCCGATGCGGTGTCCGGCGTGGCGCATCGGCACGGCAAGCGCCCGTCGCACCTTCGAGGCTCTCCCGCTCGGTGCAGCGCCGCTCCAGGCCGGGTAGTCGTTGACGATCAGCGCCTCGCCAGACGCGAAGACCTGCCCGACGATGCCCTCACCTGGGCGCAACGGCAAGCTTGCATGCTCGGCTGGGATACCCCAGGCACGTACCCGTCGCAGTCGCTGCGTGTCCTCGTCCCAGACGTGGAAGGTTGCGCCGTCGCCAGCGCCGACGAGCGCAACCGCGCTCTGCAGCACCTCATCCAGCACCGTGTTCACGTCCAGCGTGTCGCCGCTCAGTTGCGCGGAGACGCGGTGGAGCGTCAGCAGCCGCTCAGACTCCCGTTCGAGACGTGAGCGCCCCTCTTCGAGCGAGTGCTCCAGGGCGTGGTGCTCCTCGTCACGGCGCTGCAGCTCGTAGGCCATGATGTCGAACGCCTTGGCCAGCTCGCCCAGCTCTCCGTCGTTCCGGGTCACGCCCGTCCGCGCGCCCAGGTCGCCGGCTGCCAGCCGGCGCGTCGCGTGGAGAATGCGCTCGACACGCTTGAGGATGATCGCCTCGCCGCTCAGCCAGGCGATGAGCAGCGCCAGCCCGCCGATGAAGATCAGGGCCATGATGCCCTGCGCCAGCATCAGGTTCGCCGGGCCGTAGGCAACTTCCGTCGGAATGCCGACCACCACCGTCGGGCTGCGCGCCTCGCTCGGCGCGAGCGGTTGGAAGGTGTAGAGGCGCGCCCGTCCGTCCAGGCCGGACGTCTCGGTGGCGCCCTCGCCGCCGCTGGACTTGATGGCCAGGAACAGCGGATGCTCCGCGATCGACTGCCCGATGACGCCGTTCCCCGGGGGGTAAGCGGCGAGAACGGTCCCATTGGGGTCCAGGACTTTGAGCGTCGATCCCTCAGGCAGATTGGCGCGCGCCGCCATCTGCCCGATAGCTTCCAGGTCGATGGCCGCGATGACGACCGACATCACGTCGGACGTATCGTCCAGGATCGGCATGGCGATGTTCAGCGACGCCTTGCCGCTTGCCCGCCCGATCACGAAGTCCCCGATGCCCAGCGCCTTCTGATCGACGGCTGCCCGGAAGTGGCGACGGTCTGAGAGGTCGACCACCGGAGACGGGATGCTGCTGCAGACGAAACGGCCGTCCGGCATCGCCACGCCCATCACGGTGTAGATGGGTGACTGCGAATGCACCATTCGCATGACGCGCTCGCAGGACGGGCCTGCCGAGCGCACGTCGGGCGCCTGCGAGAGCCCCACCAGCAGGTTACGCGTGCTCGCAATCAGGCTGTCCAGCTCGGTCGATGCGAGCATGGCAACGCGAACCGAGGTGGCCTGCACCTCGGAGGTGTCAGCGCGACGCCGCTGGATGCTCAAGCCGGCCACCAGCATGAACGAAGGCACCGAGGCCAGAAGCACGAGCAGCAGCAGGTGGAAGCGAAGACCGCGAAACATCGTGAACCGCATAGCTGGAGTCCTCAGGCGCGACCGTTGGCGCTCACCGCCAGCACATTTCCCACTCAAGGAACGGACGGGGGTGGGATTCCGGGATGCCAGCCAACGCCCGTGAGGCCCGCGCGAGCGTCAGGCGGGCAGATCGTGCCGACAGGTGGCACCCAGCAGCGCGTCGAGGCAGTTCAGGAGCGTCGATCTCCGCAGCGGCTTGCTCAAGTACGCGTCGGCGATGGCGCTGGGATGGGCGTAGTCGAGCATGCCCTCGAAGATGCGCGCGCTGATCATCACGATGCGCAGGTGCGCTGTCTGTGGGTCGGACTTCAAGACCCGACACGCTTCCTGACCATCCATGACAGGCATGTCGAGGTCCAGCAGCACGGCATCCGGCATCGACAGCCGAGCCTCCTCGACGGCCTGAAGTCCGTTGGCAACCTGCGCCACTCGGTAGCCTGCGCTCTCCAGCATGGCCTGGAGAACGCAGCGCAGCAAGACCGAATCGTCGGCTATCAGCACGGTCCGCTGGCGACGTGCGTCGGCGTTCACCTCACCGCCTCGAGCAGGGGCCGGCGCTGTTCGAGCAGCATGTACGGATCGATGATCACGATCATCCGTCCGTTGACCTTGGCGACGCCCAGGATCAGCTCGCCCTCGCGGGCGGTCAGCGCGTCTGGGGCGTCAACCTGGTCCGGCGAGATGCTCAGAATCTCGGAGACACCGTCCACCACCAGCGCCACCGTCTCGATACCGACATCGGTGACGACGAGCCGGCTGTGCGGCGAGGCAGCGGCGGTCCGCACGCCGAGGCGGCGGCGCAAATCGACGACGGGGAGCGTCGCGCCGCGCAGGCAGGTGATGCCGTCGATGTCGGCCGGGGCATCCGGGACGGAGCGTGTCGGTTGGAGGCGAACGATCTCTTGAATGTGGCTGATCTCGATGCCGTAGGCCTCGTCGCCCAGCTCAAGCACGACGACCTGGATGGTTGAATCCGAAAGCGGCATGTTCGCGATGCTCCTTGCGACGCCCGTCGCTCTGCCTCTGAGTCAGCCCCTGGGCATTCAGCCCCTGGGCATAGGGTCCAGGTTCCTCACGTTCTCGCGACCCTTCTCTACTGTCAGGATCGCCGCTGTACGGGAAACTGGCGAGCATCGCAGGTAAAGAGATCGGAAAGAATGCGCGGTGAGTCGCACGCCGTGCGCGGGACAGGCGGCACACCACATTCGGGACCGTTGACACGGTCCACAGCGCCGCCAGGAGGTGCACAATGCGATGAGCGCGGCGTCATCGGCGACGGTCCGTCGCACGGCGCGCAGGCGTTCTGGCAAGCACGAGTGCGCGTACGGCGCGTGTACCGGACAGGGAGCGACGCGATGTTCAGCACAATTCTGGTTCCCCTCGACGGCTCGGACCTCGCGCGCCACGCCCTGCCGTACGCCACCACGCTGGCGAAAGCGACTCATGCCCGGCTGGTGCTCCTGCACGCCTACGTGGCGCGGGAGTCCGGCGCACAGCCCGATCCCGAGCTCGACGTCATCATGGAGCTGAGCGATCTCGCCAGCGACCTCCGCGCGCAGGGCATCAACGCCTCGACCTGGCTGGTCTACGAGGCGGCCGGGACCGCCATCGTGCAGGCGGTGTCGGATCTCCGCGTCGATCTGGTGGTCATGTCCACCCACGGGCGAGGCGGCCTGAGCCGCCTGCTGCACGGGAGCGTGGCCGAGGCCGTGCTGCGGCACGTCACCATCCCGGTGCTGCTCGTCTCCCGCCTGTCCGAGCCGCGCTGGCACACCGACACGCCGCTGACGGTGATCGCGCCACAGGACGGCTCGGCCTTCGCCGCCGGCGCGCTGGGGCTGACCCAGGAGCTTGCGCGGGCGCTCGGCGCCGAGATCGTGCTGCTGCGGGCGCTCGAACCGGGCGACGAGGCGAGCGGCCCCCTCTCGCTGCCGTGGCGGCGCGGCCAGCCCAGCCTGCCTGATCTGATCCGCGCGCCGCTCGAAGCTGACGCAACCCGACTGCGGGAGGCGGGCTGCCAGGTCCGCGTTCAGGTCGATGTCGGTGAGCCGGCCGACGCCATCGTCCGGCTCGCCAACGCCCTTCCAGCAGCGCTCGTGGTGATGACGACCCACGGGCGCGGGACGCTCTCCCGCCTGATGCTGGAGAGCGTGACCATGGATGTCCTCCAACACGTGCAGGCGCCGCTCCTGCTGGTGCGGCCCGCCATGCCTGCCTCAACCGACGAGTCTGAGACGGAGCAACGCGAGCAGATCTCCGTCTGAGGCTGTCGAGGACGGTCTACACAAGTCCATGAATATGCAGCGCGGATCCACCAGCGTGCAGGAGCGATCAGAGCAGACTCACATCAGTCCATCGCCGGAAGTTCCGCCACACAGCCGCTCCGCCGACGACGTTCTCACGGGTCTCGGGGTGGAGCCGAGCGCCGGCCTCTCCTCCGCTGAGGCCGAATCCCGGCTGCTCCGCGACGGCCTGAATCAACTCAACGTCGAGACGCCACCGGGACTGCTCACCCTGGCGATTCGCCAGTTCAAGAGCGCCATCGTGCTGCTGCTCGTCGTCGCCGCCATCATCTCGCTGCTCGCGGGGGATGCCAAGGACGCCGTGGTCATCCTGGCGATCCTCATCATCAACGCCGCGATTGGCGCGGTGCAGGAGGCCCGCGCCGAGCAGGCGTTGGCAGCCCTGCGCGAGATGACGCCGGCCCAGGCACGCGCCCGGCGCGACGGCCACGAGCACGATCTGCTGGCGCGCGATCTGGTGCGCGGCGACATCGTGCTGGTCCGCTCGGGTGACGTGGTCCCGGCCGATGGACGGCTGATCTCCGCCGTCTCGCTGACGGTGGACGAGAGCACGCTCACGGGCGAGTCGCTGCCCATTGAGAAGGACCCCGCAGCCCTGGCCGAGCCGGGCGCGGTGCCCGGCGACCGTGTCAGCATGGCGTTCCAGGGAACCGCCGTCACCGGCGGCCACGGCGAGCTGGTCGTGACCGCCACCGGCCTCAAGACGGAGATGGGGCTGATCGCCGCGTCGCTGGCGTCGAGCGCGCCGCCACAGACCCCGCTCGAACGGCAGGTGGACTGGCTCACGCGATTCCTGTCCTTGCTGGCCGTGGGCGCAGCAGTCGCCGTATTCCTGCTCGGGCTGGCGCGCGGCGAGTCGCTGGAGAACCTGTTCCTGGTCGCGCTGAGCCTGGCGGTGGCCGCCGTCCCAGAGGGACTGCCGGCCGTCGTCACCATCGTGCTCGCCCTTGGCGTGCAGCGGATGGCGCGCCGGCAGGCCATCGTGCGGCGGCTGGCGGCCGTCGAAGCGCTCGGCTCGGCCACCGTCATCTGCACCGACAAGACGGGCACGCTGACGCTGGGTGAGATGCAGGTGACCGAGATCCTGGTAGATGGCCGGGCGCTGGCCGTCTCGGGCAGCACCGTCCACGAGGGCACGACCCAGGTCGATCCAACCACCGCGCCGGCCCTGCCGGACCTGCTCGTCGCAGCCGTGCTCTGCAACAACGCACAGGACGGATCGGCGTCGGCCGGTGACCCGACCGAGCGCGCCCTCCTGCACCTGGCGCAGCGGCTTGGCATCCAGGTGGCCCTGCTGCGCGACGAAGCACCGCGCACCCACGAGATCCCGTTCGACTCGGTGCGCAAGCGTATGGCGACGGTCCACTGCAAGCCAGATGGCGGCACGATCTACGTCAAGGGCGCGCCGGACGTGGTGCTGGCGCTCTGCACGCGGCAACTGACGGCCGACGGAGAGCATGCCCTGACGTCCGACGCCCTGTCTCAGGTACACGCCGATCTGGAGACGCTGGCGCGACAAGGGCTGCGTACGCTGGCGCTAGCCCGCCGCCCGATGCAGGCTTCCGACGAGGATGCGTGCGCCGACGATCCGGCGCGGGCCGGCGACGCCCTCGAACGCGAACTGACGCTGCTCGGCATCCTCGGACTGATGGATCCGCCGCGCCCGGAGGCCCGGGCCGCCCTGGCCGAGGCCCACGACGCTCGTATTCGCACCATCATGGTCACCGGCGATCACCCGGTCACGGCGCAGGCCATCGGCCTGCAGTTGGGCCTGATCCACGAGGGAGAGTCCCGCATCCTGACCGGTATCGAGCTGGCCCAGCTTGACGGCCCGGCGCTCCAGCGAGCCACCGAAGACGTGGCGATCTGCGCCCGCGTCGCGCCGCAGCAGAAGGTCGAGATCGTGCGGGCGCTTCAGGCGAGCGGCGAGGTGGTGGGGATGACGGGCGACGGCGCGAACGACGCCCCGGCCCTGCGGCTGGCCGACATCGGCGTCGCGATGGGGCAGCGCGGAACCGCCGTCTCGAAGGAGGCAGCGGCCATCGTCCTGGCAGACGACAACTACGCCACCATCGTCTCGGCCATCGAGGAGGGGCGGACCATCTACGCCAACCTCCGCAAGACGATCATCTATCTGGTCTCAGGCAACGTGGGCGAGGTACTGACGATCCTGGTGGCGATGCTGGCCGGCCTGCCGCTGCCGTTCCAGGCGATCCAGATCCTGTGGATCAACGTGGTCACGGACTCCCTGCCGGCCATCGGGCTGGCGATGGAGCCGGCCGAGCCGGGCGTCATGCGCCACCCCCCACGGGCGCGCGGCGAGCCGTTCCTGCCGCGCTGGATCATGCCGCTGATGCTCGTCCCCAGCGTCCTGCTGGCGGCCATCAGCCTGATCGCCCTGGTGGTGACGCTCGGGCGCTTCCCCGACGACCTCGCCACCGCCCAGACGACGGCCTTCGCAACCCTCATCGTCGGGCACCTGTTCATCGGCTGGGCGCAGCGCTCGACGCTCGGCTCCGTGCTCCCACTGCCGCTGCTCTCCAACCGGACGCTGGTGCTATCCATCGTGCTGGGCGTCGGGACGCTGATCCCCCTGCTCTACACCGAGGTCGGGCAGGAGCTGTTCCACACCGCGCCGCTCGACGTGTGGAGCTGGCTGCTGGCGCTCGGGCTGTCGCCAGTGCCGTGGATCGGCTCCGAGATCGTCAAGCTGCTGGAGCGCCGCCGCCGCGCATCTGAAGTGCAACAATCCTGACCGGGGCGCATCGCCCGGATAACGGCACCCTTTGCAGCGCCCTGGCCATGATTCAGGTCGTTGGCACCAGCTGGTAGGTCCGGCCCGGCTCCAGGTCGATGGCGACCGGGCTGGACCCGCTCGGCTGGAGCGTCACCAGCGCCGCACCCTCGGCCATCAGCGTCCAGCGGGCCGCCCCACCAGTCACCGGCCCTCGGAACAGCAGGCGGGTCGGCGCGGTCACTCCGACGACGTAGCTGCCGTCCGCCGTGCGCGCCGCGAAGACCTGGCGCATACCGTCCACCAG includes:
- a CDS encoding response regulator, yielding MMALEREQQTMSQTPAIVSPAQPHARILIVDDEPANVHMLARLLESYGYGQIISITDPRQLLLSFLELEPDILLLDLHMPHLDGFAVLELLRDWLPPDDYFPIVVLTADVTVEARRRALAAGATDFLTKPVDAVEVALRVEHQLRTRRLHRALRKRTDMLEGQLQTVLDSLDQIVWAADPEGQLIYVSEAAQTVLGRVIPVGDGAAAFWLQYLHPDERDVAGGWLSKLRIMGRLDVEHRIVRPDGEVRWLETRSRMTRDDTGRPVRIDGLSTDVTGRRRLADEVARLAAQRERDRMASELIATVSHELRTPLSSLLGFSELLLDSGVAEAERTSWTEVLHNEARRLAELVDDILDVSHLDAGRVGLSLRTIDAYDIADRALLPFEAGPNGHRLVRRFTGDTAQLTADAEKVRRIITNLVGNALKYSPGGGSVELAVCKTDGHVTFTVTDQGLGMDRTDIDRLFQRFQRVGTVEREGIPGSGLGLYIAKQLVELHGGRIWAESPGRGHGSTFSVELPVGGPPATGAEA
- a CDS encoding response regulator transcription factor, with product MSGPLSILVVEDEAFTRQLICVALQATGYAVRDAADAETALQIAAEERPDLALLDVRLPGMDGWELCSRLRESQELPVIFLTALGDEEHIVKGLRAGGDDYLVKPFSPAVLVARVEAVMRRAAGPRASIIRLGDLTVDLGSGRVERNGRALNLTATELRILSALARRPGVMVSAQQLVAEIQGHHIPEREARPLMKVHVRNLRMKIEEFPEQPRHIITVRGLGYMFNRRVTDHAS
- a CDS encoding Hpt domain-containing protein, whose amino-acid sequence is MSRPLLDREEFDALQELPNPEEMVPRLVSVFLREAEGLILEAREALAADDLVRVARAAHGLRGSGSFVGAARLTEEARLLEQAADRQERSELEAGVDRLAATFGETRVLLLAALEQVTAA
- a CDS encoding response regulator; translated protein: MYRSSHILIVDDEPANCAVLTRLLNQHGFGNIQATTDPRDILVLMLETPPDLIMLDLHMPHLDGFAVMELLKPWLADGPLLPILVLTADATRDTRLRALAGGAKDFLTKPFDATEVLLRVENLLETRALHTTLFRQNARLEEKVQERTREVEQSRLEMLERLSTLVEARDDLTHRHMLRVGENAARLAAALGDSADAVELLRRAAPLHDVGKVGIPDHVLLKPSRLTPDEYAVIREHTLIGARILADSGSPVLQLAERIARFHHERWDGDGYHGVAGAAIPREASIVSIVDVFDALTHVRPYKTAWPLNEAIGEIRRLAGQAFDPELVAVFLELHRRGEVLVEPGSPRLNARVVA
- a CDS encoding GAF domain-containing protein; the protein is MRFTMFRGLRFHLLLLVLLASVPSFMLVAGLSIQRRRADTSEVQATSVRVAMLASTELDSLIASTRNLLVGLSQAPDVRSAGPSCERVMRMVHSQSPIYTVMGVAMPDGRFVCSSIPSPVVDLSDRRHFRAAVDQKALGIGDFVIGRASGKASLNIAMPILDDTSDVMSVVIAAIDLEAIGQMAARANLPEGSTLKVLDPNGTVLAAYPPGNGVIGQSIAEHPLFLAIKSSGGEGATETSGLDGRARLYTFQPLAPSEARSPTVVVGIPTEVAYGPANLMLAQGIMALIFIGGLALLIAWLSGEAIILKRVERILHATRRLAAGDLGARTGVTRNDGELGELAKAFDIMAYELQRRDEEHHALEHSLEEGRSRLERESERLLTLHRVSAQLSGDTLDVNTVLDEVLQSAVALVGAGDGATFHVWDEDTQRLRRVRAWGIPAEHASLPLRPGEGIVGQVFASGEALIVNDYPAWSGAAPSGRASKVRRALAVPMRHAGHRIGVLMVGANAEDERPFDADDVRLVGLLADQAAATLETTRLYVGIAAQLSRMHALTRLNQVIFSTLDRKTVLAEIARAAAEIFEAPFVAFWVLDPETQTLKSQAFSDDEIGLALRSRTLTLFEAGFGDCVPDAWTHVEIADAVEDQRIAMPSWWARHGLKTYYGVPIVGDDRQLLGLLALYGTDRFHFSEGDRDLLDSFVALAAVAVRNAFLYEAETVARQLAEQANRSKSEFLSRMSHELRTPLNAILGFAQILGMARLEARDAEAVGHILHAGKHLLGLIDDVLDIERIEAGRLPINLEPLPVADLVGELLDLVQPTANGRSVTIRTYGLDELSVLGDRQHLRQVLLNLLSNAVKYNHEGGRVTLSAEPVDGEQVKLAVRDTGDGISQERMRQLFNPFDRLGAERTGVQGTGLGLVIARSLTEAMGGEIGVESTVGQGTTFWVQLPLAANARPTLSVLPPTTEDPAPAPPTLRQSILYVEDNRPNALLVERSLAWRPQVRLLTAETASEGLALARAQHPLLILADLHLPDMSGAELLAELRSAPDTAHIPVVVLSADANREQIDRLLAAGAHAYLTKPFDVRAFLGIVDRFLQEAS
- a CDS encoding response regulator, which produces MNADARRQRTVLIADDSVLLRCVLQAMLESAGYRVAQVANGLQAVEEARLSMPDAVLLDLDMPVMDGQEACRVLKSDPQTAHLRIVMISARIFEGMLDYAHPSAIADAYLSKPLRRSTLLNCLDALLGATCRHDLPA
- a CDS encoding purine-binding chemotaxis protein CheW; the encoded protein is MPLSDSTIQVVVLELGDEAYGIEISHIQEIVRLQPTRSVPDAPADIDGITCLRGATLPVVDLRRRLGVRTAAASPHSRLVVTDVGIETVALVVDGVSEILSISPDQVDAPDALTAREGELILGVAKVNGRMIVIIDPYMLLEQRRPLLEAVR
- a CDS encoding universal stress protein, yielding MFSTILVPLDGSDLARHALPYATTLAKATHARLVLLHAYVARESGAQPDPELDVIMELSDLASDLRAQGINASTWLVYEAAGTAIVQAVSDLRVDLVVMSTHGRGGLSRLLHGSVAEAVLRHVTIPVLLVSRLSEPRWHTDTPLTVIAPQDGSAFAAGALGLTQELARALGAEIVLLRALEPGDEASGPLSLPWRRGQPSLPDLIRAPLEADATRLREAGCQVRVQVDVGEPADAIVRLANALPAALVVMTTHGRGTLSRLMLESVTMDVLQHVQAPLLLVRPAMPASTDESETEQREQISV